From a region of the Malania oleifera isolate guangnan ecotype guangnan chromosome 12, ASM2987363v1, whole genome shotgun sequence genome:
- the LOC131143949 gene encoding uncharacterized mitochondrial protein AtMg00810-like, with protein sequence MAMEAEYESIMKNDTWEIVDSPPHRKVEGFDVTETFAPTACMETIRLVLATTAHRTWVLFQMDVKSAFLNGHLKEEVYVMQPLGFEFPNSDNKENEMYVIIVLYVDDLMLIGDHKEKINNIREGLCLEFKMTYLGLLHSFLGIKVWQHPGEIFISQQRYAEELLKAFGMAERTPVVTPMEVNIKLSIEDPSPLIDTKMYRSLIGSLVYLCNTRPNISFAIGILSRFTNKLREIHWKAGMRVLKYIKGTPHFGISYTSGNSLIGYCDSDWAGDIDSKKSVSGYCFLFGNRIISWTRKKQSTMSLSFTEVEYKSARHTSCEAVWIRRLLTDIGITINATTLIHCDN encoded by the exons ATGGCTATGGAAGCTGAATATGAAAGTAtcatgaaaaatgatacttgggagaTTGTGGATAGTCCCCCTCATAGGAAG GTGGAAGGTTTTGATGTTACTGAAACCTTTGCACCAACAGCCTGCATGGAAACAATCCGTCTGGTTTTGGCTACTACTGCGCACAGAACCTGGGTGCTatttcaaatggacgtgaagTCTGCATTCCTTAATGGTCATCTTAAAGAGGAGGTTTATGTGATGCAACCATTAGGATTTGAATTTCCAAATTCAGACAACAAA GAGAATGAGATGTATGtaataattgtactatatgtagatgatcttaTGCTTATAGGTGACCACAAGGAGAAGATCAACAACATCCGTGAAGGCCTATGCTTAGAATTCAAGATGACATACTTGGGGCTACTCCACTCCTTCTTAGGCATTAAAGTGTGGCAGCATCCAGGAGAAATCTTTATTTCTCAGCAACGATATGCTGAAGAGTTATTGAAGGCATTTGGGATGGCAGAACGCACTCCAGTGGTTACTCCAATGGAAGTAAACATTAAGCTCTCCATTGAAGATCCCTCTCCACTTATtgatactaaaatgtatagaAGTCTAATTGGGAGTTTGGTGTACCTATGCAACACAAGGCCCAATATCAGTTTTGCAATTGGTATTCTGAGTAGATTTACAAATAAGCTACGAGAAATTCACTGGAAGGCTGGAATGAGGGTCCTCAAGTATATAAAAGGGACTCCTCATTTTGGCATCTCTTATACATCAGGGAACTCCCTAATTGGATACTGTGACTCTGATTGGGCAGGAGATATTGATTCTAAAAAGTCAGTTTCTGGATAttgttttctctttgggaataGAATTATCTCGTGGACAAGAAAAAAACAGTCAACAATGTCACTATCATTCACAGAAGTCGAGTACAAGTCAGCTCGTCACACCTCATGTGAAGCTGTCTGGATAAGAAGACTTCTTACTGATATTGGGATAACGATAAATGCCACAACTCTGATTCACTGTGACAATTAA